The Terracoccus luteus genome includes a region encoding these proteins:
- a CDS encoding MFS transporter has protein sequence MPGPGGTPTPRRSHFVDVTPLRVSPAFARLWFGNSLAGVGTFVTTTAVGLNIYDLTGSTFAVSLVATFSLLPMIVAGLYGGAIADRFDRRSVALSSSLVAWLATVSLALIAWGDVRVLWPFYVITTVQAVAATIASATRQAITPRLLPKELLPKAAALMGISSGFMVTVGPGIAGVLVAHVGYAWTYSVDVLLFFAGLFGLWTLPRIRPTGDHLPAGGFRSVVDGLSHLRRAPNVRMSFVVDIIAMTFGQPMVLFPAVGAVVIGGGSVTAGVLLASFAVGSIVSSLGSGRVTDLRWQGRAIRNAIAVYGLAVLALGLVLAVVMLGGHSVDSSDFADVNRPALALAAVALAVAGGSDNISAIFRQSILQAAVPDHLRGRTQGVFTVVVTGGPRLGQMFAGSLATLTATWVPPVVGGVLVVVLVVWSVSRVASFRDYDSLHPQP, from the coding sequence GACGACGGCGGTCGGCCTCAACATCTACGACCTGACCGGCTCCACCTTCGCCGTCTCGCTCGTCGCCACCTTTTCGCTGCTGCCGATGATCGTCGCCGGTCTCTATGGCGGCGCCATCGCCGACCGGTTCGACCGTCGGTCGGTCGCCCTCTCGAGCTCGCTCGTCGCGTGGCTGGCCACCGTGTCGCTCGCCCTCATCGCCTGGGGCGACGTACGGGTGCTGTGGCCGTTCTACGTCATCACGACCGTGCAGGCCGTCGCCGCCACCATCGCCTCGGCCACCCGCCAGGCCATCACGCCCCGGCTGCTCCCCAAGGAGCTGCTGCCCAAGGCGGCGGCCCTCATGGGCATCTCGTCGGGCTTCATGGTGACGGTCGGCCCCGGCATCGCCGGCGTGCTCGTCGCCCACGTCGGGTACGCGTGGACCTACTCGGTCGACGTCCTGCTCTTCTTCGCCGGTCTTTTCGGCCTGTGGACCCTGCCGCGCATCCGGCCCACCGGCGACCACCTGCCGGCGGGCGGCTTCCGCTCGGTCGTCGACGGGCTCTCGCACCTGCGTCGGGCGCCGAACGTGCGCATGAGCTTCGTCGTCGACATCATCGCCATGACCTTCGGTCAGCCCATGGTGCTCTTCCCGGCCGTCGGTGCCGTCGTCATCGGCGGCGGCTCGGTGACCGCCGGCGTGCTGCTCGCCTCCTTCGCCGTCGGCAGCATCGTCTCGAGCCTCGGCTCCGGCCGGGTCACCGACCTGCGGTGGCAGGGGCGGGCCATCCGCAACGCCATCGCCGTCTACGGCCTCGCCGTGCTCGCCCTCGGTCTCGTGCTCGCCGTCGTCATGCTCGGCGGGCACTCCGTCGACTCGAGCGACTTCGCCGACGTCAACCGCCCGGCCCTCGCCCTCGCCGCCGTCGCGCTCGCGGTCGCGGGCGGGTCCGACAACATCAGCGCCATCTTCCGCCAGTCGATCCTGCAGGCGGCCGTGCCCGACCACCTGCGCGGCCGCACGCAGGGCGTCTTCACCGTCGTCGTGACGGGCGGCCCGCGCCTCGGCCAGATGTTCGCCGGCTCGCTCGCGACCCTGACGGCCACGTGGGTGCCGCCGGTCGTCGGTGGCGTCCTCGTCGTGGTGCTCGTCGTCTGGTCGGTGTCGCGGGTCGCGAGCTTCCGCGACTACGACTCCCTGCACCCACAGCCCTGA
- a CDS encoding class I SAM-dependent methyltransferase, whose amino-acid sequence MTAAWAGVGAAYARSFASLCEGTVPLLLDRTPDGDHLDVGCGAGALARAAAGRGRRVLAVDSDPEMVALAREATVGLGVRVSQAALPTLAIASGSADAVTANFVVNHVPDPWAAVAELARVVRPGGRLAVTSWTSAPTAQAVLFRRAFEASGARPVPGQRLPEHLDYDRSADGLVDLLAGGGLRVVDGGEHRWDWHVDEQALLTGIRGGVGAVGQTYLAQNEEVRRRFEGELHVLAAGLDADPQGRVVLPSVAAYAVAAA is encoded by the coding sequence GTGACGGCAGCCTGGGCGGGGGTCGGCGCGGCGTACGCGCGCTCGTTCGCATCGCTCTGCGAGGGCACGGTGCCGCTGCTGCTGGACCGCACGCCGGACGGCGACCACCTCGACGTCGGGTGCGGGGCGGGCGCCCTGGCCCGGGCGGCCGCGGGGCGGGGTCGCCGGGTGCTCGCCGTCGACTCCGACCCCGAGATGGTCGCCCTCGCGCGCGAAGCCACCGTGGGTCTCGGTGTGCGGGTCTCGCAGGCGGCCCTGCCCACCCTCGCGATCGCCTCCGGGTCGGCCGACGCCGTTACGGCCAACTTCGTCGTCAACCACGTGCCCGACCCGTGGGCCGCCGTCGCCGAGCTGGCCCGCGTCGTGCGCCCCGGCGGCCGGCTCGCGGTGACGTCGTGGACGAGCGCCCCCACGGCGCAGGCGGTCCTGTTCCGACGGGCCTTCGAGGCGTCGGGGGCGCGCCCCGTGCCCGGTCAGCGGCTCCCCGAGCACCTCGACTACGACCGGTCGGCCGACGGGCTCGTCGACCTGCTCGCGGGCGGCGGCCTGCGGGTCGTCGACGGGGGCGAGCACCGCTGGGACTGGCACGTCGACGAGCAGGCCCTGCTCACCGGCATCCGGGGCGGGGTGGGTGCCGTCGGGCAGACCTACCTGGCCCAGAACGAGGAGGTCCGCCGCCGGTTCGAAGGCGAGCTGCACGTGCTCGCGGCCGGCCTCGACGCCGACCCGCAGGGGCGGGTCGTGCTGCCGAGCGTGGCGGCGTACGCGGTCGCCGCGGCCTGA
- the galE gene encoding UDP-glucose 4-epimerase GalE: MRVLVSGGAGYIGSHTVVQLVAAGHDVLIVDNFANSKPTVVNRLESLTGAHLPVHSFDLRDVDKTEHLFAHEPVDAVIHFAGLKAVGESVQLPLEYYENNLESTFSLVRAMRRHGVSKLVFSSSATVYGENEPPFTEDLATSATSPYGWTKVMIEQILRDVAVSDPSWRIALLRYFNPVGAHASGTIGEDPSGIPNNLMPFIAQVAVGRREKLMIFGDDYPTPDGTCLRDYIHVEDLAAGHLAALTALGRTDDAVSTWNLGTGEPQSVLEVLHAFERAAGRTLPYEVAPRRPGDLPASFADPSKANRELGWTATRTMDDICVDQWRWQSGNPNGYPDSDG, encoded by the coding sequence ATGCGCGTACTCGTGAGTGGAGGGGCCGGTTACATCGGCTCGCACACCGTGGTCCAGCTCGTGGCGGCCGGGCACGACGTGCTCATCGTCGACAACTTCGCCAACAGCAAGCCGACCGTGGTCAACCGGCTCGAGTCGCTGACCGGCGCGCACCTACCGGTGCACTCGTTCGACCTGCGCGACGTCGACAAGACCGAGCACCTCTTCGCCCACGAGCCCGTCGACGCGGTCATCCACTTCGCCGGCCTCAAGGCCGTGGGCGAGAGCGTCCAGCTGCCCCTCGAGTACTACGAGAACAACCTCGAGAGCACCTTCTCGCTCGTGCGGGCGATGCGCCGGCACGGCGTGAGCAAGCTCGTCTTCAGCTCGTCGGCCACCGTCTACGGCGAGAACGAGCCCCCGTTCACCGAGGACCTCGCGACGTCGGCGACGAGTCCGTACGGCTGGACCAAGGTCATGATCGAGCAGATCCTGCGCGACGTCGCCGTCTCCGACCCGTCGTGGCGCATCGCACTGCTGCGCTACTTCAACCCCGTCGGCGCCCACGCCAGCGGCACCATCGGCGAGGACCCGTCCGGCATCCCGAACAACCTCATGCCGTTCATCGCCCAGGTGGCCGTGGGGCGGCGCGAGAAGCTCATGATCTTCGGTGACGACTACCCGACGCCTGACGGTACGTGTCTGCGCGACTACATCCACGTCGAGGACCTCGCGGCCGGGCACCTCGCGGCGCTCACCGCCCTCGGCCGCACCGACGACGCGGTGTCGACGTGGAACCTCGGCACCGGCGAGCCGCAGAGCGTGCTCGAGGTGCTGCACGCGTTCGAGCGAGCGGCCGGGCGCACCCTCCCCTACGAGGTCGCCCCCCGGCGACCCGGCGACCTGCCGGCCAGCTTCGCCGACCCGTCGAAGGCCAACCGCGAGCTCGGCTGGACCGCCACCCGCACCATGGACGACATCTGCGTCGACCAGTGGCGCTGGCAGAGCGGCAACCCGAACGGCTACCCCGACTCCGACGGCTGA
- a CDS encoding M56 family metallopeptidase codes for MLAWPVPRLLARATALRRVPRPALVLWQSTALAAVVAALFTAPAAVLGLVAGPSRVDSVWPVLLAAAVSGSVAARLALSGDRVGRGLRASRRRQRELVDLLATPDITDAVDPEQARRDRLRVLAAETPTAYCVPGLQHRVVVTRGAVESLAPVELDAVLAHERAHLVARHDLVLEFFTVAHEAVPAFVRCESALRSVTLLIEVLADRAAVKAVGVVPTARAIVAMVGAGRPDGTLGMTDTAADAAVRIGLLEGGPVVGLPPRVAAGLVYLAAALVLALPVALLTVAWSAELA; via the coding sequence GTGCTCGCGTGGCCCGTCCCGCGGCTGCTGGCCCGTGCCACCGCGCTGCGTCGGGTCCCCCGACCCGCCCTCGTGCTGTGGCAGTCGACCGCCCTCGCCGCCGTCGTCGCCGCGCTCTTCACCGCCCCGGCCGCCGTCCTCGGCCTCGTCGCCGGGCCGAGCCGGGTCGACAGCGTCTGGCCCGTGCTGCTGGCCGCCGCCGTGAGCGGGTCGGTGGCGGCCCGGCTGGCCCTGTCCGGCGACCGCGTCGGGCGTGGCCTGCGCGCGAGCCGGCGTCGCCAGCGCGAGCTCGTCGACCTGCTCGCCACCCCCGACATCACGGATGCCGTCGACCCCGAGCAGGCGCGCCGCGACCGGCTCCGGGTCCTGGCCGCCGAGACCCCCACCGCCTACTGCGTGCCCGGCCTGCAGCACCGGGTCGTCGTCACGCGCGGAGCCGTCGAGTCGCTCGCACCGGTCGAGCTCGACGCCGTGCTCGCCCACGAGCGGGCTCACCTCGTGGCCCGGCACGACCTCGTCCTCGAGTTCTTCACCGTCGCGCACGAGGCGGTGCCCGCGTTCGTGCGGTGCGAGTCCGCGTTGCGGTCGGTGACGCTGCTCATCGAGGTGCTCGCCGACCGCGCCGCCGTCAAGGCGGTCGGTGTCGTGCCGACCGCGCGGGCCATCGTCGCCATGGTGGGCGCCGGCCGGCCCGACGGGACCCTCGGCATGACCGACACGGCGGCCGACGCCGCGGTGCGCATCGGGCTGCTCGAGGGCGGACCGGTGGTCGGCCTGCCACCGCGGGTCGCCGCGGGCCTGGTGTACCTCGCCGCGGCTCTCGTGCTCGCCCTTCCGGTGGCCCTGCTCACGGTCGCCTGGTCCGCCGAGCTGGCGTGA
- a CDS encoding BlaI/MecI/CopY family transcriptional regulator, protein MKTSRRTVLGDLERAVIEHLWAQAEQAGGVTVREVHDAIGVERGLAYTTLMTVLDRMAKKGLVQRERDGRAWRYLAAASREQLTSDTLHQTLGELAGEQRRGALLHFVDSSTPEDVAALRAALADLEARQAADPEGRR, encoded by the coding sequence ATGAAGACCTCGCGACGCACCGTGCTGGGCGACCTCGAGCGCGCGGTCATCGAGCACCTCTGGGCGCAGGCCGAGCAGGCGGGCGGCGTCACCGTGCGCGAGGTGCACGACGCGATCGGTGTCGAGCGCGGCCTCGCCTACACGACCCTCATGACGGTCCTCGACCGGATGGCCAAGAAGGGCCTCGTGCAGCGCGAGCGCGACGGTCGCGCCTGGCGCTACCTCGCCGCCGCGTCGCGTGAGCAGCTCACCTCCGACACGCTGCACCAGACCCTCGGCGAGCTGGCGGGCGAGCAGCGCCGCGGTGCCCTGCTGCACTTCGTCGACTCCTCCACGCCCGAGGACGTCGCCGCCCTGCGTGCCGCCCTGGCCGACCTCGAGGCGCGGCAGGCGGCCGACCCCGAGGGTCGTCGCTGA
- the cydC gene encoding thiol reductant ABC exporter subunit CydC, with protein sequence MTTTPADPTTAGRPSVDTGPDGPDGPAGAATREERPAGRRRRTVRDVLPGPVAKAGLIGGVATASGIALTATSGWLIVRADQRPVILTLLTAIVAVRAFGMARPVFRYWERLLSHDAALGALAERRTAVYRALVPLTPARLGRRRRSDVLTGVVDDLTDEVEAQVRVTVPVVSTAVAGVATVALTTALAPPAGLALVTLAVVVVLGCLVAARLESRSLTALLDARADVTGLTQLATTQASELQAVGAWPTVLRRLDAAQAVLTAATRRTSRGRATASALFPVAVAGTVAWVAVVVGGLGLPTPVTALLVVTPVAVADAVAPLVDAMRARARASAASQRVRALTSMPPAVVERPGAVAVAVAVAVIEAAEDADGGPEARPHLRLDGVAAAWGTDGTDDSDGIRRDSPDLGPVDLDLPFGSRVLVTGPNGSGKSTLLAVQARHLDPVAGRYAWDGVDVTDLTLSSVRAQVALVDDDPHVFASTLRANLLLARPEADDDALTAALTSAGLAPLLAGLPDGLDTVLGTGGRGLSGGERARLAVARAVLSRRPVLLLDEPVAHLDAPTARAVLVDLLAVPDRTVVMVTHRPDGADLFDRVVDLGRGHPTAPDSVDAP encoded by the coding sequence ATGACCACGACCCCCGCCGACCCGACCACCGCCGGCCGACCGTCGGTCGACACCGGCCCGGACGGCCCGGACGGCCCTGCCGGCGCCGCCACCCGCGAGGAACGGCCGGCCGGCCGACGCCGCCGGACCGTCCGCGACGTCCTCCCGGGCCCCGTCGCCAAGGCAGGGCTCATCGGCGGGGTGGCCACGGCATCCGGCATCGCCCTGACGGCGACGTCGGGCTGGCTCATCGTGCGCGCCGACCAGCGCCCGGTCATCCTCACCCTGCTCACCGCCATCGTCGCCGTGCGGGCGTTCGGCATGGCGCGCCCGGTGTTCCGCTACTGGGAGCGCCTCCTCAGCCACGACGCCGCCCTCGGCGCCCTCGCCGAGCGGCGCACCGCGGTGTACCGGGCGCTCGTCCCGCTGACGCCCGCCCGGCTCGGCCGGCGCCGCCGCAGCGACGTGCTCACGGGGGTCGTCGACGACCTCACCGACGAGGTCGAGGCGCAGGTGCGGGTGACCGTGCCCGTCGTGTCGACCGCCGTCGCCGGCGTGGCCACGGTGGCCCTGACGACCGCCCTCGCCCCGCCTGCGGGTCTGGCCCTCGTGACCCTCGCCGTCGTCGTCGTGCTGGGGTGCCTCGTCGCGGCACGGCTCGAGAGCCGCTCCCTCACAGCGCTGCTCGACGCCCGGGCCGACGTCACGGGGCTGACCCAGCTCGCCACCACCCAGGCGAGCGAGCTGCAGGCCGTGGGCGCGTGGCCCACCGTTCTCCGACGTCTCGACGCGGCGCAGGCGGTGCTCACCGCAGCCACCCGGCGCACGAGCCGTGGCCGGGCGACGGCCTCCGCCCTGTTCCCCGTCGCCGTGGCGGGCACCGTGGCGTGGGTCGCGGTCGTCGTGGGAGGACTGGGGCTGCCCACCCCGGTGACGGCCCTGCTCGTCGTCACCCCGGTCGCCGTGGCCGACGCCGTCGCGCCGCTCGTCGACGCGATGCGGGCCCGGGCCCGGGCGAGCGCGGCGTCGCAGCGGGTGCGGGCCCTGACCTCGATGCCACCCGCCGTCGTCGAGCGTCCCGGCGCCGTCGCGGTCGCCGTCGCGGTCGCCGTCATCGAGGCCGCCGAGGACGCCGACGGCGGCCCGGAGGCCCGGCCACACCTGCGCCTCGACGGGGTCGCCGCGGCGTGGGGCACTGACGGCACTGACGACTCCGACGGCATCCGTCGCGACTCCCCCGACCTCGGACCGGTCGACCTCGATCTCCCCTTCGGCTCGCGAGTGCTCGTCACCGGCCCCAACGGCAGTGGCAAGTCGACGCTGCTCGCGGTGCAGGCCCGCCACCTCGACCCGGTCGCCGGTCGGTACGCATGGGACGGCGTCGACGTCACCGACCTCACCCTGTCGTCCGTGCGGGCGCAGGTCGCCCTCGTCGACGACGACCCGCACGTCTTCGCCTCGACGCTGCGCGCCAACCTGCTGCTCGCCCGCCCCGAGGCCGACGACGACGCCCTGACCGCGGCTCTCACGTCGGCGGGCCTCGCCCCCCTGCTCGCCGGGCTGCCCGACGGGCTCGACACCGTGCTCGGGACCGGTGGCCGCGGCCTCTCCGGCGGCGAGCGTGCGCGCCTCGCCGTCGCGCGTGCCGTGCTGAGCCGCCGGCCGGTGCTGCTGCTGGACGAGCCGGTCGCCCACCTCGACGCGCCGACCGCGCGGGCCGTCCTCGTCGACCTGCTCGCCGTGCCCGACCGCACGGTCGTCATGGTGACCCACCGCCCCGACGGCGCCGACCTGTTCGACCGGGTCGTCGACCTCGGCCGGGGCCACCCGACCGCGCCGGATAGTGTGGACGCACCATGA
- the cydD gene encoding thiol reductant ABC exporter subunit CydD, translating into MRPFDLRLLREVPESRRPVLALGAVGVASGVATVATAFALSAVVVAVVERRPVTGPVLWLLALFAARAALSAATESVGAMAGVRVSTALRSALLRRWSHLDADSRPDPTAAATLATAGASAVEPYAARFLPALVTAAVVPGLAVATLLVVDWPSAVVVALTLPLLPLFAALIGRATADATDRRWAALRGLSGHFLDVVRGLPTLVGYGRAERQVEVVHDVSARHRRATMRTLRLAFLSSAALELLATLSVALVAVTVGLRLSHGSMPLGAGLVAILLAPEAYWPVRRVGAEFHTAADGSVALTGILDELSPDAGEPAGAARPDPRGGLSLRGVTYAHPGSSVAVLRDLDLDAGPGLTVVVGPSGCGKSTLLELVAGLRRPVSGAVRAAPAHLLTQRPFLAAGTVRESLTVAHPATDGELWSALRAVGADGVVAALPRALDTPLGDDGAGLSAGQRQRLALARAVLAPEPVLLLDEPTAHVDADSVAPLVDLVVGLARDRAVVVVVTHTDELLARADHVVRLHLAREAATA; encoded by the coding sequence GTGCGCCCCTTCGACCTGCGGCTGCTCCGCGAGGTCCCCGAGAGCCGGCGACCGGTGCTCGCCCTCGGGGCGGTCGGCGTCGCGTCCGGCGTCGCCACCGTGGCGACGGCCTTCGCCCTGTCCGCCGTCGTCGTCGCGGTCGTCGAGCGGCGGCCCGTGACGGGTCCGGTGCTCTGGCTGCTCGCCCTCTTCGCCGCGCGCGCCGCCCTCTCCGCCGCCACCGAGTCGGTCGGGGCCATGGCCGGCGTCCGGGTCTCGACCGCCCTCCGCTCGGCGCTGCTGCGTCGCTGGTCGCACCTGGACGCCGACTCCCGTCCGGACCCCACGGCCGCCGCCACCCTCGCCACCGCGGGCGCGTCGGCCGTCGAGCCCTACGCCGCCCGTTTCCTGCCCGCCCTCGTCACGGCGGCCGTCGTGCCCGGTCTCGCCGTGGCCACCCTCCTCGTCGTCGACTGGCCCAGCGCCGTCGTCGTCGCGCTCACCCTGCCGCTGCTGCCGCTGTTCGCCGCCCTCATCGGACGCGCCACCGCCGACGCCACCGACCGCCGCTGGGCGGCCCTGCGAGGCCTGTCCGGCCACTTCCTCGACGTCGTCCGCGGTCTGCCGACCCTCGTCGGGTACGGCCGCGCCGAGCGCCAGGTCGAGGTCGTCCACGACGTCAGCGCGCGCCACCGCCGGGCGACGATGCGCACCCTGCGCCTCGCCTTCCTCAGCTCGGCGGCCCTCGAGCTGCTCGCCACCCTCTCGGTCGCCCTCGTCGCCGTCACCGTGGGGCTGCGCCTGTCGCACGGCTCCATGCCCCTCGGCGCCGGCCTCGTCGCCATCCTCCTCGCCCCCGAGGCGTACTGGCCGGTGCGTCGCGTCGGCGCCGAGTTCCACACGGCCGCCGACGGATCCGTCGCGCTGACCGGCATCCTCGACGAGCTCTCACCGGATGCCGGTGAGCCCGCGGGCGCCGCCCGCCCCGACCCGCGCGGCGGGCTCAGCCTGCGTGGGGTGACGTACGCCCACCCGGGCAGCAGCGTCGCGGTGCTGCGTGATCTCGACCTCGACGCCGGGCCGGGTCTCACGGTCGTCGTGGGGCCGTCGGGCTGCGGCAAGTCGACGTTGCTCGAGCTCGTCGCCGGGCTGCGGAGACCGGTGTCAGGGGCCGTGCGTGCGGCCCCGGCGCACCTGCTCACCCAGCGCCCCTTCCTCGCCGCCGGCACCGTCCGCGAGTCGCTGACCGTCGCCCACCCCGCGACGGACGGCGAGCTCTGGTCGGCGCTGCGCGCCGTCGGGGCCGACGGCGTCGTGGCGGCGCTACCCCGGGCACTCGACACGCCGCTGGGAGACGACGGTGCCGGCCTCAGCGCCGGGCAGCGTCAGCGTCTCGCCCTGGCCCGGGCGGTGCTCGCACCCGAACCGGTGCTGCTGCTCGACGAACCCACGGCCCACGTCGACGCCGACTCGGTGGCGCCGCTGGTCGACCTCGTCGTCGGCCTCGCCCGCGACCGCGCCGTCGTCGTCGTCGTCACCCACACCGACGAGCTGCTCGCCCGCGCCGACCACGTCGTGCGCCTGCACCTCGCCCGAGAGGCGGCCACGGCATGA
- the cydB gene encoding cytochrome d ubiquinol oxidase subunit II, translating into MELTTFWFILIGVLWTGYFVLEGFDFGVGLLLPVLGGRRLSRDAADAEKRRRVLLNTIGPVWDGNEVWVITAAGATFAAFPNWYATMFSGFYLPLLLVLVALIVRNLGFDYRHKRPEAQWKARWDLAIFWGSLVPAFVWGLLLTNIVRGVPIDADMEFTGDVLSLLDPTALLGGLAFTALFVTHGAIFLALKTDGPVRAQARTVAAVAGVAAAGLAVALLAVLGSAHGKPVTWVTSGAAALALVTALAANRVGREGRAFIGTAAAIGLTVATYFVMLFPDVMPSTSNPAWSLTTENAASTEYTLTVMTWVAVVFTPVVLLYQGWTYWVFRKRLTTRHIPDDVAPATPAGDATGVTGPVRT; encoded by the coding sequence ATGGAACTCACCACCTTCTGGTTCATCCTCATCGGCGTGCTGTGGACCGGGTACTTCGTGCTCGAGGGCTTCGACTTCGGCGTCGGGCTGCTGCTGCCGGTGCTCGGCGGGCGCCGACTGTCACGTGACGCCGCTGACGCCGAGAAACGTCGGCGGGTGCTGCTCAACACCATCGGCCCGGTGTGGGACGGCAACGAGGTGTGGGTCATCACCGCCGCCGGCGCCACCTTCGCCGCCTTCCCGAACTGGTACGCCACGATGTTCAGCGGGTTCTACCTCCCACTGCTGCTCGTGCTCGTCGCGCTCATCGTGCGCAACCTCGGCTTCGACTACCGGCACAAACGCCCCGAGGCGCAGTGGAAGGCCCGCTGGGACCTCGCGATCTTCTGGGGCTCCCTCGTGCCCGCCTTCGTCTGGGGCCTGCTGCTGACGAACATCGTGCGCGGCGTGCCCATCGACGCTGACATGGAGTTCACCGGCGACGTGCTGTCGCTGCTCGACCCGACCGCGCTGCTCGGCGGGCTCGCCTTCACCGCCCTCTTCGTCACCCACGGCGCGATCTTCCTCGCCCTCAAGACCGACGGACCGGTGCGCGCCCAGGCCCGCACCGTCGCCGCGGTCGCAGGCGTCGCCGCGGCCGGGCTCGCCGTGGCGCTGCTCGCGGTGCTCGGGTCGGCCCACGGCAAGCCGGTCACATGGGTGACCAGCGGCGCCGCCGCCCTCGCCCTGGTGACGGCGCTGGCGGCGAACCGTGTCGGCCGCGAGGGCCGTGCCTTCATCGGCACCGCGGCCGCCATCGGCCTCACCGTGGCCACGTACTTCGTCATGCTCTTCCCTGACGTCATGCCGTCGACGAGCAACCCGGCGTGGTCGCTGACGACCGAGAACGCGGCCAGCACCGAGTACACCCTCACCGTCATGACGTGGGTGGCGGTCGTCTTCACGCCGGTCGTGCTGCTCTACCAGGGCTGGACATACTGGGTGTTCCGCAAGCGCCTCACCACCCGGCACATCCCCGACGACGTCGCGCCGGCCACCCCGGCGGGCGACGCCACGGGCGTCACCGGCCCGGTCCGGACCTGA
- a CDS encoding cytochrome ubiquinol oxidase subunit I: protein MDATDLARWQFGITTVYHFLFVPITIGLSAIVAGFHTAWVRTHNPEWLRLTRFFGKLFTINFALGLVTGLVQEFQFGMNWSSYSRFVGDIFGAPLAVEALLAFFLESTFLGLWIFGWGRIPERLHAATMWVVHVGTLLSAYFILSANSFMQNPVGFRFNAETGRAELTDFVAILLNKVQLVTFPHVILSAYLVGGAVVMGVALQLMRREWLRCSEIHDEDAGGAADVPMYRRAARLGAVVTLVAGMGVAASGDVQGKIMTEVQPMKMAAAEALYESVPAGEGAPFSVLTIGSLDGERARPLIEVPNLLSFLATGSFDGAVKGINDLKAEYAQTYGTAGMAELADPSTGYVPNIPTTYWMFRLMIGLGMAASAVALVVLWATRRGRTPTGRWLLWLAVAAPVLPLLGNSAGWVFTEVGRQPWVVFGLMTTASGVSPGVSLGEVVTSMTVFTLLYGALAVVEVKLLLRTVRQGAAPFEQPVDPAEQDEDAPLAFAY from the coding sequence ATGGACGCGACAGACCTCGCCCGGTGGCAGTTCGGCATCACGACCGTCTACCACTTCCTCTTCGTCCCGATCACGATCGGGCTGTCGGCCATCGTCGCCGGCTTCCACACCGCGTGGGTACGCACGCACAACCCCGAGTGGCTGCGGCTGACGAGGTTCTTCGGCAAGCTCTTCACCATCAACTTCGCCCTCGGGCTCGTCACCGGGCTCGTGCAGGAGTTCCAGTTCGGCATGAACTGGTCGAGCTACTCCCGCTTCGTCGGCGACATCTTCGGCGCACCCCTGGCGGTCGAGGCCCTGCTCGCCTTCTTCCTCGAGTCGACCTTCCTCGGCCTGTGGATCTTCGGCTGGGGCCGCATCCCCGAGCGTCTGCACGCCGCCACGATGTGGGTCGTGCACGTCGGCACGCTGCTGTCGGCCTACTTCATCCTGTCGGCGAACTCCTTCATGCAGAACCCGGTCGGCTTCCGGTTCAACGCCGAGACGGGCCGCGCCGAGCTCACCGACTTCGTCGCGATCCTGCTCAACAAGGTGCAGCTCGTCACCTTCCCGCACGTCATCCTGTCGGCCTACCTCGTCGGTGGGGCCGTCGTCATGGGCGTCGCGCTCCAGCTCATGCGGCGGGAGTGGCTCCGCTGCAGTGAGATCCACGACGAGGATGCCGGTGGCGCCGCCGACGTGCCCATGTACCGTCGCGCCGCCCGCCTCGGGGCCGTCGTCACGCTCGTGGCCGGGATGGGCGTCGCCGCGAGCGGTGACGTCCAGGGCAAGATCATGACCGAGGTGCAGCCGATGAAGATGGCGGCGGCCGAGGCCCTCTACGAGTCGGTGCCGGCGGGCGAGGGAGCACCCTTCTCGGTGCTGACGATCGGCTCGCTCGACGGCGAACGCGCCCGGCCCCTCATCGAGGTGCCCAACCTGCTCAGCTTTCTCGCCACCGGCTCCTTCGACGGCGCCGTCAAGGGCATCAACGATCTCAAGGCCGAGTACGCCCAGACGTACGGCACCGCAGGCATGGCCGAGCTCGCCGACCCGTCGACCGGCTACGTGCCGAACATCCCGACGACCTACTGGATGTTCCGCCTCATGATCGGGCTCGGCATGGCCGCCAGCGCCGTCGCGCTCGTCGTGCTGTGGGCCACGCGCCGAGGCCGCACCCCCACCGGCCGCTGGCTGCTGTGGCTGGCCGTGGCCGCACCGGTGCTGCCGCTGCTCGGCAACAGCGCCGGCTGGGTCTTCACCGAGGTCGGTCGCCAGCCGTGGGTCGTCTTCGGCCTCATGACCACCGCGAGCGGCGTGTCTCCGGGCGTCTCCCTCGGCGAGGTCGTCACGTCGATGACCGTGTTCACCCTGCTCTACGGGGCACTCGCCGTCGTCGAGGTCAAGCTGCTGCTGCGCACGGTGCGACAGGGTGCGGCCCCGTTCGAGCAGCCGGTCGACCCGGCCGAGCAGGACGAGGACGCCCCCCTCGCCTTCGCCTACTGA
- a CDS encoding GntR family transcriptional regulator, protein MPSPSDAVSLPVVVDAGSGVAPFEQLRVQVTALVEQGRLTPGDRLPPVRALAGTLGLAANTVARAYKELEADGVVTTNGRAGTTVAAGEHAGRVAVERAAAAFVRLARGCGFTDAETLDLVRAAQHP, encoded by the coding sequence ATGCCGTCGCCCTCGGATGCCGTGTCGCTCCCGGTCGTCGTCGACGCCGGATCGGGCGTGGCCCCCTTCGAGCAGCTGCGCGTGCAGGTGACCGCGCTCGTCGAGCAGGGCCGACTGACCCCCGGCGACCGGCTTCCGCCGGTGCGGGCCCTGGCGGGGACGCTCGGGCTGGCGGCCAACACCGTCGCGCGCGCGTACAAGGAGCTCGAGGCCGACGGGGTCGTGACGACGAACGGGCGCGCGGGCACGACGGTCGCGGCCGGTGAGCACGCGGGGCGGGTCGCGGTCGAACGCGCGGCGGCCGCCTTCGTGCGGCTGGCCCGCGGGTGCGGGTTCACTGACGCCGAGACGCTCGACCTCGTCCGCGCCGCCCAGCACCCCTGA